The DNA sequence GTTTCATTGGCAATCATACATAGGTTTTCAAATGGGATCGCCTTTGCTGTTTTTTCAAGCACGTTGCCTAACGTTGCAAAGGTGATCGTCTCGTCTTCCGGCATTCCGATTCTCTTGCGAAACAGAGTGTTCAGCTCACTCACCGTTTATTCCCCCAATCATGCCTGCATGAACTACGATATGTATGCGTGTCGTGTATAAAGTATTTGCTAACGGATGCTCATTCACCTTTTTTGTTCCGCAAAAGCTAGACGTCCACAGGCCTATAAAAAAGTCTAGCCCCGCCTGGTTTTGACGGGGCCGAGCTTCTCACTTGCAGACTTAGTTCCCAAACACCGCTCTGCCCATCACCGCGTGGGTAACGCCTGCACGTTCCAGCTCCTCCACTCGCTCCACTGTGACTGCGCCATCTACCCACAGTTCGACCGTGGAAAACATATTTCGGACTTGCTGCGCTTTTTCCACCATAGCAGGAATAAATTGCTGTCCCTGTCCATCCGGTTCAGCAGTCATGATCAGGACTGCATCGGCGCGGCTGAGCACATAGTGAAAAGGCTCAATCGATGTCTTAGGGTTAAACGCCAGCCCTGCCTTTCCCCCTCGGCGTTGCACGGCCTCAACAAACGAGCTAGGGTAATCGAGAGCCTCGACATGAGCGAAAATGACGCTTGGTTGGCAGCAGCAGATTTCCTCGAGATATTCGAATGGATGGGATACCATCAAGTGAAACGAAAACGGGAGGTCGGTCACGGCGCGTAGCCTTTTCACTGTTTTCATGCCAAATGTGATGTTGGGTACAAAGTGACCGTCTTCTATGTCAACATGCAGGTCTGTGTACAGGATCGGATCCAGTCGTTTGACTTCTTCCTCCAGACGCAACGGGTTTGCGGACGCAATTGAGGGGGAAATGATCATGTGGCCCATCCTCCACCATCTTTATTTCGCCAACACGAGCTTTTTGCTGAATGCCAGCAAAGCCCCCACCAGGACAACGACAATCGCCACCCCAAGCGCTTGAAGTGACATCAGCTTGCTGATCACAAACGCCACCCAGTTGCCTGCGGACAAAGCCGTAATTTGCGTTGCCCCTTCTGGAAACGTAAAGCCTGTATTTTTTGCCGTATCCGTGATGATGGGGGCAAAATAGCTGGCGAAAAGGAGGACAATCGCCATCATGATCGTGCCGCTGATCAGTGTGCGGACAAAATCACCCCGATGGATGGGGGTTGCCATGGAGATAAAGAAGGCTGTCGCTGCCAAATCACCCAGAGGAAGCGTGGAATTAAGAGGAAGAATCATGGCCAATACGAGTGTAATCGGGATGAGCAAAATGCCCACTGTAATGGTCGTCGGGTGTCCGAGAGTCACGGCGGAATCAAGACCGATGTAAAACTCCGAGCCTTTAAAACGTTTTTCCATAAACGTACGAGCCGCCTCCGATATCGGGACCAAGCCTTCCATGATGACCTTTACCATCCGCGGCAATAACAGCATCAACGAGCCCATCGCGATGCCCAGCTCCAGAACTTTCTTTAGATCGTAGCCGACAACGATACCAATCAAGATCCCCAAGACCAGACCGATCATCATCGGCTCGCCCATCACACCGAGTTTGGTTTGGATCGACGACGTGTCCGTCTTGCGGTTTTGTAGCCCAGGAATCTTGTCATACAGCTTTTCCAACAGCATGTAGACAGGGACAGAAGAGATCGCATATCCTTGCGCGACAGAGATGCCGGGGATGCCGATTTCCTTTTGTACACGCTCAGCGGATAGGTCGGCCATTTTCAGGGCGACGATACAGTGCGCTGCCGCTGCCAACAAACCATAGACCATACTGCTAGTGACAGTCATGACGACTGCGCCCGTAAAAGCAAAATGCCAATAGTTCCAGATATCGATATTGACCGTACGTGTCTGTTTGGATATCAGCATGATGACATTGACGAGAAGAGTAAAGGGGATAATCACAGCACCCACCTTGGTAGCAAAGGCGACGCCTGCCGCTGCCGCCCATCCAGCGTCGATCACCGTTAATTGCAGATGAAATTTCTCTACGAAAATGGTGGTGATGGGGCCGATATACGTCCAAATAATGCCGAGCACCAGGTTCAATCCTACGAAGCCGATCCCTACCGTGACACCCGCACGGATCGCCCGCAAAAAACGGAGTCGAAAGCAGAGACCGACAATCGCGATGATGATCGGAATCATCACCATGGAGCCAAGATCGCTAAGATAGGTAAAAGCTTGCAGGATGGCTTCCATTCTACCTCCCCCTTTTCGTCAGCTCGCTATTTGAGATGCGCCAAAATCTCCTGCTCTGTCTGCTCACGTCCGATACCTGTCAGAAAAGAGATCGCCGTGACGATCGGCTTGTCGTATCTGTTTTCTAGTTTCATGGAGGTAATGATCAGATCTGCCCTTCCCGCATGTCCGGCAATATCTGCCACCGTGCACTGAATGATGTCCGCAGCAATCCCGTTGTCGCTCAACAAATGTTTTACTCTATCGCAAATCAACGTAGATGTAGCAATGCCGGCCCCGCAGGCGACAATCACCGTTTTCATCTCTTTCACCCTCTCAAAAGATTTCGTAATGCTTTTCCCTCTCGTTCATTTGACTTGTCCGTTCCCTCCTTTCTGGGCTTTTCCCGCTATGTGAACCTGAATTCCCTTCTCCAGCAGCGCTTTTAGAGCGCCCTTTTGCTCGATATGTCTGTCCGTGATGATTGCATCCAGCACGTCTAGATCGGCAATGTGAGAAAAAGCCACCTGTTCAAACTTGCTGCTGTCCGCCAGCAATATTACCTCTTTGGCTATGGCGATCATCCCTTTCTTGATGTTGAGCTCATCGATATTGGAGTTTGTAATTCCCTTATGAATGTCGACGGCGTCTGCTCCCAGAAACACTTTATCCACATTCAAGTTTTGCAGTAGCATTTCCGTGAACGGACCGACGAGACTGTAGACACCTTTACGCCGCTGTCCACCCAGCACGACCAGATCAATCGCTTCGTTTTCACACAGGCACATCGCG is a window from the Brevibacillus choshinensis genome containing:
- a CDS encoding ribulose-phosphate 3-epimerase gives rise to the protein MIISPSIASANPLRLEEEVKRLDPILYTDLHVDIEDGHFVPNITFGMKTVKRLRAVTDLPFSFHLMVSHPFEYLEEICCCQPSVIFAHVEALDYPSSFVEAVQRRGGKAGLAFNPKTSIEPFHYVLSRADAVLIMTAEPDGQGQQFIPAMVEKAQQVRNMFSTVELWVDGAVTVERVEELERAGVTHAVMGRAVFGN
- a CDS encoding PTS galactitol transporter subunit IIC, which encodes MEAILQAFTYLSDLGSMVMIPIIIAIVGLCFRLRFLRAIRAGVTVGIGFVGLNLVLGIIWTYIGPITTIFVEKFHLQLTVIDAGWAAAAGVAFATKVGAVIIPFTLLVNVIMLISKQTRTVNIDIWNYWHFAFTGAVVMTVTSSMVYGLLAAAAHCIVALKMADLSAERVQKEIGIPGISVAQGYAISSVPVYMLLEKLYDKIPGLQNRKTDTSSIQTKLGVMGEPMMIGLVLGILIGIVVGYDLKKVLELGIAMGSLMLLLPRMVKVIMEGLVPISEAARTFMEKRFKGSEFYIGLDSAVTLGHPTTITVGILLIPITLVLAMILPLNSTLPLGDLAATAFFISMATPIHRGDFVRTLISGTIMMAIVLLFASYFAPIITDTAKNTGFTFPEGATQITALSAGNWVAFVISKLMSLQALGVAIVVVLVGALLAFSKKLVLAK
- a CDS encoding PTS sugar transporter subunit IIB, whose protein sequence is MKTVIVACGAGIATSTLICDRVKHLLSDNGIAADIIQCTVADIAGHAGRADLIITSMKLENRYDKPIVTAISFLTGIGREQTEQEILAHLK